The Cervus canadensis isolate Bull #8, Minnesota chromosome 29, ASM1932006v1, whole genome shotgun sequence genome includes a window with the following:
- the LOC122430779 gene encoding uncharacterized protein LOC122430779 isoform X1, producing MPLRSLSEVSAHVGRTACGSSACARRRGIFTAPPGWEPAPTPEHTWVLARPPGSPLTSASRFHLRPLPRPTGYRSRCRQVRIPRRAPPTPARSTVTTDSFRF from the exons ATGCCTCTGCGCAGTCTTTCTGAAGTCTCGGCGCACGTGGGTCGGACCGCCTGCGGGTCCTCCGCTTGCGCGCGCCGCCGGGGCATCTTCACCGCCCCGCCCGGCTGggagcccgcccccaccccagagcaCACGTGGGTTCTTGCACGTCCGCCCGGCTCCCCCTTGACGTCAGCCTCGCGGTTCCATTTAAGGCCCCTCCCGCGCCCCACTGGGTACCGGAGCCGCTGCCGCCAAGTCCGGATCCCACGCCGCGCGCCTCCGACGCCTGCCCGTTCGACGGTCACTACCG attcCTTTAGGTTCTAA